One genomic segment of Streptococcus salivarius includes these proteins:
- a CDS encoding ATP-binding cassette domain-containing protein, with the protein MILQAKNISKRYGNHLAVDNIQLQFKRGTFNAILGPNGAGKSTTISMLIGLKQPTKGEIIYEPGAKIGMVFQTSVLDEMLTVRENLAIRARQYKGLKPNRVSDLIGRLGLSAFQKQRYGTLSGGQKRRVDIARALLHSPDLLFLDEPTTGLDIQTRKSIWDLLYQLQREEGMTVVLTTHYLDEADEADQIYIVDHGKVIAQGSALDIKSRYAKNILKIRFKEIQQIESLKTSGMSVEQQSQLEYVFQPESEREAIDYLAQVRDRIAHFEFRPGTMDDAFIALTGREVR; encoded by the coding sequence ATGATATTACAAGCTAAAAATATAAGCAAACGGTATGGGAACCACCTTGCTGTTGATAATATTCAATTACAATTCAAAAGAGGGACTTTCAATGCGATTCTAGGACCAAATGGGGCGGGGAAATCAACGACGATTTCCATGTTGATTGGTTTGAAACAGCCAACGAAAGGTGAAATCATCTATGAACCAGGTGCTAAAATTGGTATGGTCTTCCAAACCAGTGTTTTAGATGAGATGCTGACGGTTAGGGAAAATCTGGCCATTCGTGCCAGACAGTATAAAGGACTGAAACCCAATCGTGTGTCTGATCTCATTGGTCGGCTAGGCCTATCAGCTTTCCAAAAGCAGAGATACGGGACGCTTTCAGGTGGCCAAAAGCGTCGGGTTGACATTGCGCGTGCTCTACTGCACAGTCCAGATCTTCTGTTCTTAGATGAGCCAACGACAGGTTTGGATATCCAAACCCGGAAGTCTATTTGGGATTTGCTCTATCAATTGCAGAGAGAAGAGGGAATGACCGTTGTACTGACCACGCATTATCTTGACGAAGCAGATGAAGCTGATCAGATTTATATTGTGGACCATGGGAAAGTGATTGCTCAGGGATCAGCATTAGATATTAAGAGTCGGTATGCAAAAAATATCTTGAAAATTCGTTTCAAGGAGATACAGCAGATAGAAAGTCTTAAAACTTCGGGAATGTCAGTAGAGCAACAAAGTCAACTGGAGTATGTTTTTCAACCTGAGAGTGAAAGGGAAGCCATTGATTACCTGGCACAAGTTAGAGATAGAATAGCCCATTTTGAGTTTCGTCCAGGGACCATGGATGATGCCTTTATTGCACTTACAGGAAGGGAGGTCCGCTAA
- the leuS gene encoding leucine--tRNA ligase produces MSFYNHKEIEPKWQKYWADNHTFKTGTDASKPKFYALDMFPYPSGAGLHVGHPEGYTATDILSRFKRAQGYNVLHPMGWDAFGLPAEQYAMDTGNDPAEFTAENIANFKRQINALGFSYDWDREVNTTDPNYYKWTQWIFTKLYEKGLAYEAEVPVNWVEELGTAIANEEVLPDGTSERGGYPVVRKPMRQWMLKITAYAERLLNDLDDLDWPESIKDMQRNWIGKSTGANVTFKVKGTDKEFTVFTTRPDTLFGATFTVLAPEHDLVDAITTPEQAEAVADYKHQASLKSDLARTDLAKEKTGVWTGAYAINPVNGKEIPIWIADYVLASYGTGAVMAVPAHDERDWEFAKQFDLPIVEVLEGGNVEEAAYTEDGLHVNSDFLNGLNKEEAIAKIVAWLEEKGFGQEKITYRLRDWLFSRQRYWGEPIPIIHWEDGTSTAVPESELPLVLPVTKDIRPSGTGESPLANLTDWLEVTREDGVKGRRETNTMPQWAGSSWYYLRYIDPHNTEKLADEDLLKQWLPVDIYVGGAEHAVLHLLYARFWHKFLYDLGVVPTKEPFQKLFNQGMILGTSYRDHRGALVATDKVEKRDGSFFHVETGEELEQAPAKMSKSLKNVVNPDDVVEQYGADTLRVYEMFMGPLDASIAWSEEGLEGSRKFLDRVYRLITSKEIVAENNGALDKVYNETVKSVTEQIESMKFNTAIAQLMVFVNAANKEDKLYVGYAKGFIQLIAPFAPHLAEELWQTVAETGESISYIAWPTWDESKLVEDEIEIVVQIKGKVRAQLMVAKDLSREELQEVALANEKVKAEIDGKEIVKVIAVPNKLVNIVVK; encoded by the coding sequence ATGAGTTTTTACAATCATAAAGAAATCGAGCCTAAGTGGCAAAAATACTGGGCTGACAATCATACTTTTAAGACAGGAACAGATGCCTCAAAACCTAAGTTTTATGCGCTTGACATGTTCCCTTACCCATCTGGAGCGGGTCTTCACGTAGGACACCCAGAAGGCTACACAGCGACTGATATCCTCAGCCGTTTCAAACGTGCGCAAGGTTACAATGTCCTTCACCCAATGGGATGGGATGCCTTTGGTTTGCCTGCAGAGCAATACGCTATGGATACAGGGAATGACCCAGCGGAATTCACAGCAGAAAACATTGCCAACTTCAAACGCCAAATCAATGCGCTTGGCTTCTCTTACGACTGGGACCGTGAAGTCAATACGACAGATCCGAACTACTACAAGTGGACGCAATGGATCTTCACCAAGCTTTACGAAAAAGGTTTGGCTTATGAAGCTGAAGTACCAGTAAACTGGGTTGAAGAATTGGGAACAGCTATCGCCAACGAAGAAGTTCTTCCAGATGGAACCTCTGAGCGTGGAGGCTATCCAGTTGTCCGCAAACCAATGCGTCAATGGATGCTTAAAATCACTGCCTATGCTGAGCGTTTGCTCAATGACTTGGATGATCTTGATTGGCCAGAGTCTATCAAGGACATGCAACGCAACTGGATTGGTAAATCAACTGGTGCCAATGTCACTTTCAAAGTAAAAGGGACAGACAAGGAATTCACAGTCTTTACGACACGTCCAGATACTCTTTTTGGTGCGACCTTCACTGTTTTGGCGCCTGAGCATGACTTGGTAGATGCCATCACAACACCTGAACAAGCTGAGGCTGTAGCTGACTACAAACATCAAGCCAGCCTTAAATCAGACTTGGCTCGTACAGACCTTGCCAAGGAGAAAACAGGGGTTTGGACTGGTGCTTATGCCATCAACCCTGTCAATGGTAAAGAAATTCCAATCTGGATTGCTGACTATGTTCTTGCCAGCTACGGAACAGGTGCTGTTATGGCCGTACCTGCCCACGATGAGCGTGACTGGGAATTTGCAAAACAGTTTGACCTTCCAATCGTAGAAGTGTTGGAAGGTGGAAACGTTGAAGAGGCTGCTTACACAGAAGATGGCCTTCACGTCAACTCTGACTTCTTGAACGGTCTCAACAAAGAAGAAGCGATTGCTAAAATCGTGGCTTGGTTGGAAGAAAAAGGCTTTGGTCAAGAAAAAATCACTTACCGTCTTCGTGACTGGCTCTTTAGCCGTCAACGTTACTGGGGTGAACCAATCCCAATTATTCATTGGGAAGATGGTACTTCAACAGCTGTTCCAGAAAGTGAACTCCCACTTGTCTTGCCAGTAACCAAGGACATTCGCCCTTCAGGTACTGGTGAAAGCCCATTGGCTAACTTGACAGACTGGCTTGAAGTGACTCGTGAGGATGGTGTCAAAGGTCGTCGTGAGACTAATACTATGCCACAATGGGCAGGTTCAAGCTGGTACTACCTCCGCTATATCGATCCACACAACACAGAGAAATTAGCTGATGAGGATCTCCTCAAACAATGGTTGCCAGTCGATATTTATGTGGGTGGTGCTGAACACGCCGTGCTCCACTTGCTTTACGCTCGTTTCTGGCATAAATTCCTCTATGACCTTGGTGTTGTACCGACTAAAGAGCCATTCCAAAAACTCTTTAACCAAGGAATGATCTTGGGAACAAGCTACCGTGATCACCGTGGAGCTCTTGTGGCAACTGACAAGGTTGAAAAACGTGACGGTTCCTTCTTCCATGTGGAAACAGGGGAAGAGTTGGAGCAAGCACCAGCCAAAATGTCTAAATCCCTCAAGAACGTGGTTAACCCAGACGATGTGGTGGAACAATACGGTGCTGATACCCTTCGTGTCTATGAAATGTTCATGGGACCCCTTGATGCCTCAATCGCTTGGTCTGAAGAAGGATTGGAAGGAAGCCGTAAATTCCTTGACCGTGTTTACCGTTTGATTACAAGTAAAGAAATCGTTGCGGAAAACAATGGCGCTCTTGACAAGGTTTACAACGAAACCGTTAAATCTGTTACAGAGCAAATCGAGTCTATGAAATTCAACACAGCCATTGCCCAACTCATGGTCTTTGTCAATGCAGCTAACAAGGAAGACAAACTCTATGTAGGCTACGCCAAAGGATTTATCCAATTGATTGCACCATTTGCGCCTCACTTGGCAGAAGAACTCTGGCAAACAGTCGCAGAAACAGGTGAGTCTATCTCTTATATAGCTTGGCCAACATGGGACGAAAGCAAATTGGTTGAAGACGAAATCGAAATTGTCGTTCAAATCAAAGGTAAAGTCCGTGCCCAACTCATGGTCGCAAAAGACCTGTCACGCGAAGAATTGCAAGAAGTCGCTCTTGCTAACGAAAAAGTTAAAGCAGAGATTGATGGCAAGGAAATCGTGAAAGTGATTGCGGTACCAAATAAACTCGTTAATATCGTTGTAAAATAA
- a CDS encoding MarR family winged helix-turn-helix transcriptional regulator, producing MNKKELHKFNNRFNSFVLAFEQLKKAQHRNSIDKSITINEVHLIDLIGRNQPVNLVKLSELLEVSRSAITQSVRRLTKKDLVSFEFAPDNEKNKYLILSKKGVDVFNIHKEQQEHIEKAISSVLRNYSDEDLQMVMKLMDDVEKVWQELPW from the coding sequence ATGAATAAGAAAGAACTGCATAAGTTTAATAATCGTTTTAACAGTTTTGTTTTAGCCTTTGAACAGTTGAAAAAGGCTCAGCATAGGAACAGTATTGATAAATCAATCACTATTAATGAAGTCCATTTGATTGACCTAATAGGTCGCAATCAGCCTGTGAATTTAGTGAAATTATCTGAGTTACTTGAAGTATCTAGGAGTGCCATTACTCAGAGTGTTAGACGTTTAACCAAGAAAGACCTTGTTTCTTTTGAATTTGCACCTGATAATGAAAAAAATAAATATCTGATATTATCCAAAAAAGGTGTTGACGTTTTTAACATTCATAAAGAGCAGCAAGAACATATTGAAAAAGCCATTTCTTCAGTTTTAAGAAACTATAGTGATGAGGACCTTCAAATGGTTATGAAATTGATGGATGATGTTGAAAAGGTATGGCAAGAATTACCGTGGTAA
- a CDS encoding YjdF family protein: METISIGLTVYFEDGFWHGLFEQVYRESYQVCRVTFGQEPKDDEILEILQTQFTQLSFSPETTANQHVKIKNPKRLQRAVKKQVNQKVSSKSKELLQLQYEERKKISKHQSSVQKQLLKQEKFERKQQKRRDKHKGH; the protein is encoded by the coding sequence GTGGAAACAATTTCAATTGGATTGACAGTTTATTTTGAAGATGGATTTTGGCATGGTTTGTTCGAACAAGTTTATCGAGAATCTTATCAAGTTTGTCGTGTGACATTTGGTCAGGAGCCAAAAGATGATGAAATTCTAGAGATTTTACAGACTCAGTTTACCCAATTATCTTTTAGTCCAGAGACTACAGCTAATCAACATGTAAAAATTAAGAATCCTAAACGATTACAGCGAGCTGTGAAGAAACAAGTAAATCAGAAAGTTTCTTCCAAGTCGAAAGAACTATTGCAGTTGCAGTACGAGGAAAGGAAAAAGATTTCAAAACATCAATCTAGTGTCCAAAAGCAATTGCTCAAACAAGAGAAATTTGAACGCAAACAGCAAAAACGAAGAGACAAGCATAAAGGACATTAA
- a CDS encoding ABC transporter permease, with product MLALLKRNFLLYFRNRSGVFFSLLGALISFILYIIFLQKNLTDAWNQLPNSGPLLNNWLMSGTLAVTGITTSLAALTQLVKDREHQVDQDLYLSNHGKWQLPFSYLASAIIISFAMQVLMYVLMCGYFREVPNLYILPEVLLIMLLSSLLSSLVNAIFVYFFQSVDSLGKFSTIVGTASGFLVGTYVPLGVLPDFAQLLMKCTPATYIAALYRQVLMKETLSETFKGQDNLLQEFQEKMGVQLKWQGLLTKENTYLIVLGGILLASILWIVLVKKTSQKK from the coding sequence ATGTTAGCTTTACTAAAGCGAAATTTTTTATTGTACTTCAGGAATCGTTCAGGAGTTTTCTTCTCCTTGTTGGGAGCCTTGATTTCCTTTATTCTCTATATTATTTTTCTTCAAAAAAATCTAACAGATGCTTGGAATCAGCTCCCCAATAGTGGTCCTTTGTTAAATAATTGGTTGATGAGCGGGACGCTGGCTGTGACAGGGATTACGACGAGTCTGGCTGCCCTGACTCAGTTGGTAAAGGACCGTGAACATCAAGTAGATCAGGATCTTTATTTATCGAATCATGGGAAATGGCAGTTACCATTTTCGTATCTAGCGAGTGCAATCATCATTTCTTTTGCCATGCAGGTCCTTATGTATGTGCTGATGTGTGGCTATTTTAGAGAAGTGCCAAATTTATACATACTACCTGAAGTGCTCCTCATTATGCTGCTTAGTAGCCTGCTTTCTAGCTTAGTGAATGCCATTTTTGTTTATTTTTTCCAATCTGTAGACAGTCTTGGGAAGTTTTCGACCATAGTGGGTACAGCTTCTGGTTTTTTGGTAGGGACTTATGTACCTTTGGGCGTTCTACCTGATTTTGCACAACTACTAATGAAATGTACTCCAGCAACTTATATTGCTGCACTTTATCGACAAGTCCTCATGAAAGAAACATTAAGTGAGACCTTTAAAGGTCAAGATAACCTTCTTCAAGAGTTTCAAGAAAAAATGGGCGTTCAGCTCAAGTGGCAAGGTTTATTGACAAAGGAAAATACTTACCTTATAGTGTTAGGAGGTATTCTTCTAGCAAGTATCCTTTGGATTGTTTTAGTGAAAAAAACTAGTCAGAAAAAATAA
- a CDS encoding LytTR family DNA-binding domain-containing protein, giving the protein MKLRFEEKSDISAKDPCVVIQAERLSDQAREVMDYLEQFSVVNQVVIPIKTDDHLVMVKIDDIILAEIDKNVLTIYTVNNTYTMRETLTNFQHRINRRSFLQISRHAVMNIDHLESLSDSFSGNMMAKMTGGVKSSVSRKYVKSLMDYLGV; this is encoded by the coding sequence ATGAAACTTCGTTTTGAAGAAAAATCAGATATTTCGGCAAAGGATCCCTGTGTGGTCATCCAAGCAGAGCGATTGTCTGATCAAGCACGAGAGGTAATGGATTATCTCGAACAATTTTCAGTTGTAAATCAAGTGGTGATTCCTATTAAAACGGATGATCATTTGGTTATGGTAAAAATTGATGACATTATCCTAGCTGAGATTGATAAGAATGTGTTAACGATTTATACCGTAAACAATACCTATACGATGAGAGAGACACTAACAAACTTTCAGCATCGCATCAATCGTCGAAGTTTTTTACAGATATCACGTCATGCTGTTATGAATATAGACCATTTGGAGTCCCTATCAGATAGTTTTTCTGGCAATATGATGGCTAAAATGACAGGTGGGGTGAAGTCCAGTGTCAGCCGAAAATATGTCAAATCCTTGATGGATTATTTAGGGGTGTAG
- a CDS encoding acyl-CoA thioesterase/BAAT N-terminal domain-containing protein codes for MNIQIELISESDLADESFNIVIDGLKPREIYRVEMFLSDYYCINAPMLLAHDVLWKSTATFVSDKNGIIDISQTPSCSGSYEDIATMGLFFNAKPLTNRKKKLPNSLSKIPLLDHFFVEIKIIQGNTVVAKRTFTRHYMSSQISHQDIYERHFQGRLFYDKKAIKAPALIIVSGSEGRIEKAQNIAQLLSSRGYICLAVAYFGLEGLPKHLERIPLECLMEAKDYLRQHPQVDSEKIGLYGRSKGAELVLAEESIFNDVQCLVLNSPSDVVYEGIKGKWNSHTSSWTYLQKELPYQKFRLRDYLFSKLLKKSFPKDCSARIDIGQMYSPILLLGSTVDEIWDASSAIDDIVSHYKGHQITFKKYHETGHMLTVAYQPNHRYRKDWRLLMKESKDSWLATIHFFDRHLKKQ; via the coding sequence ATGAATATACAAATTGAACTGATTTCAGAGTCTGATTTAGCAGACGAATCTTTTAATATTGTCATCGATGGCTTAAAACCAAGAGAAATCTATCGAGTCGAAATGTTTCTATCCGATTATTATTGTATCAATGCTCCCATGCTTTTAGCTCATGATGTTTTATGGAAATCAACAGCGACTTTTGTATCAGATAAGAATGGTATTATTGATATTTCACAAACTCCATCTTGTTCTGGCTCTTATGAAGATATTGCAACAATGGGGTTATTCTTTAATGCCAAACCCTTGACCAATAGGAAAAAGAAACTTCCAAACTCTCTTTCTAAAATTCCCTTATTAGATCACTTTTTTGTGGAAATCAAAATTATACAAGGTAATACTGTCGTCGCAAAGAGAACTTTCACAAGACATTACATGAGTTCGCAAATTAGTCATCAAGATATTTACGAGAGACATTTTCAAGGGAGACTCTTTTATGATAAAAAGGCAATAAAAGCACCAGCATTGATTATTGTGAGCGGTAGTGAAGGAAGGATTGAAAAGGCACAGAATATAGCTCAGCTTCTATCTTCTAGAGGTTATATTTGCCTAGCAGTTGCCTACTTTGGTTTAGAGGGGTTGCCAAAACATTTGGAACGTATTCCTTTAGAGTGCCTTATGGAAGCAAAGGATTATCTACGTCAGCATCCTCAAGTAGATAGTGAAAAAATTGGACTCTATGGACGTTCTAAGGGAGCAGAGTTAGTTTTAGCTGAGGAGAGCATTTTTAATGACGTTCAATGTTTGGTACTAAATTCACCCTCTGATGTGGTGTATGAAGGGATAAAAGGGAAATGGAACTCTCATACTTCTTCTTGGACGTATTTGCAAAAAGAACTTCCTTATCAAAAGTTTCGACTTAGAGATTATCTGTTCAGCAAACTTTTAAAAAAATCCTTTCCTAAAGATTGCTCTGCTAGGATAGATATTGGTCAAATGTATTCACCAATCTTACTGCTCGGAAGTACTGTTGATGAAATATGGGATGCCTCGTCAGCAATTGATGATATTGTCTCACATTATAAAGGACACCAGATTACATTTAAAAAATATCATGAAACAGGTCACATGTTGACAGTGGCTTATCAACCCAATCATCGCTATCGAAAAGATTGGCGTTTACTGATGAAAGAGAGCAAGGATTCTTGGTTGGCTACGATTCATTTTTTTGATAGGCATTTGAAGAAGCAATAA